The sequence CAGCGGATGACCGATGGACTCGTGGATCTGCAGCATCATCTGCTCGGGCATCAGCAGCAGGTCCATCCGCTCGCTGGGGCAGTTGGGGGCCTGCAACAATTGCAGCGCCTCATCCGCCACCTTCGATCCCGCGCCCCAGAATCCCGCGGCCTGCAGCATGCCCAGACCGCCTTGCTGACAATAGCCGTTGTATTGTCCACCAAAACTGCGGGATTGCGTCTCACCATCGGCAAAAGCGGTGATCACGATACCCGGCATCAGGTAGCGGAAGCGCTGGAGGGTATCGCCACCACCATTGGTCAGATAGCGATGCTCCTCATCCACCCGACCCAGGGTGACCGACCACTCAACAATCCGCGGGTCGATGCGGCAGGCATCGGCCTCCTGCTGCAAACGGGCAAACAGTTCACCGCGATGCCAGTCCAGTGCCTGATTCGCCCCCGGACCGCAGTACTCCCCTACCGGGTGCATCAAGGGATACTGGCTCACCTCGTAGGCCGCATGACGGGCGTGCAAGGCAGCCCATTGCAATGCCCGCTCCAGTGCACGCTGCAAACCAGCTAGGCTGACATCACTGGTGGCCGCATAGCCGTGTCCGCCTTGGGCGACCACACTCAGCATCACCCCGACATCCTCGGTCAGGGTCACCGGTTGCGGCACGCCACGGCGTACGGTCAGGGTCTCGCGATGCGCCCGCACATGACGCAAGCTGCAAAAGAAACCCTCGGTGGGCAGGGCTTCAAACAGCGTCTTCAGCGTATCGGCCATGGTTATCCCTGATCAGGCCTGCAGGGCCTTGCTGGCGATTTCAAACACATCCGGCGACAAACCTTCTTTAGCCAGAATGCGCTGCAACTCCGCCTTCATCAGGCCTTGTCGGGCAGTATCGTATTTCTTCCAGCGGTTAAAGGCAGACACCACGCGGGAAGCCACCTGCGGGTTAATCCCATCCAGTGCCAACACCTGATCCGCCACCCAGTGATAACCCGAACCGTCGGCAGCATGGAAATGCAGCGGGTTGGCACTGGCAAAGCTGCGAATCAGCGCGTAGACCTTGTTCGGATTGGTCAGTGTAAAGCAACGATGTTGGGTCAGCTGTTTCACATGCTCCAGCGTACCCGGCAGGCAACTGGTGGCTTGCATCTGCAACCATTTATCCATCACCAGCGCCTCATCCTGCCACTGGTCAGCAAAGTGGCTCAGCGCATGTTCCCGCAGCGGATGCGCCACATTGGCCAGCACAGCCAGTGCGGCCTGCTGATCAGTCATATTGTCTGCTTGCATGAACTGTTCGTGCGCACGCTGCAATTCCTGCTCCTGTTCACCGGCGCACAGATAAGACAAGCAGACATTGCGCAAGGCGCGCTTGGCAGAGGCATCACCCGTCCACACATAGGCACCTTGCGTCAAACGCTGGTAATGGCGCAGCCAGTCGGCGGACAGTGCTTGCGCCAGCTTGCGGCGGACAAACTGGCGAGCCTGATGAATCGTGTCAGGATCAGCCACCTCCATCACCTCGGCCAGCCAACCTTCGGTCGGCAAGCTCAGCGCCTGGGCAGCCAGCGCCGGGTCCAGTTGCTCATTGTTCAGCACCTGACGCATGGCCGAGGTGAAGTGTTCCGGCAACTGCAGGGGGCGGCCGGCCTGCGCATCGGCTACCAGTGCCAGCAGCACCCGTTCGGCCAGTTTCTGCCCCGCATCCCAGCGGTTGAACTCATCACTGTCATGCGCCAGCAAGAAGGCCAACTCAGCATCCGTATAGGCCATCTCCAGCTTGACCGGTGCGGAGAAACCCTGCAGCAGGGAAGGCACCGGTTGGCACGGAATGTCCACAAACTCGAAGGTCTGCTCAGCGTCTGTCAGTGACAGCACCCGGCTGCCCTGGATGGCCTCCGCCTCGCCGCGCAAGCGCAATGGCAGGGTTTGACCTTCAATGCCCAGCAGGCCCATCTTGACCGGAATGTGGAATGGCAGTTTCTCTGGCTGCCCCGGTGTGGCCGGGCAGGACTGGGCCAGGGTCAGGCGGTAGCAGTGTTGTTCGGCATCATACTGACCGCTGGCACGCAATACCGGCGTGCCCGCTTGATCGTACCAGCGCTTGAACTGTTCCAGATCGGCACCATTGGCATCCGCCATGGCAGCGACAAAATCTTCGGTGGTCACAGCCTGGCCATCGTGGCGGCGGAAGTACAGGTCCATCCCCTTGCGGAAACCCGCCTCGCCCAGCAAGGTATGCTGCATGCGGATGACTTCCGCGCCTTTTTCGTAGATGGTAACGGTGTAGAAGTTATTGATTTCGATATAGCTGGTCGGCCGGATCGGATGGGCCATCGGACCTGCATCTTCCGGGAACTGGGCGCTGCGCAGTGTCTTGACCTGGTCAATGCGTTCCACGGCACGGGAGCCCAGGTCCATGGAGAATTCCTGATCACGGAATACCGTCAGGCCTTCTTTCAGGCTGAGCTGGAACCAGTCGCGGCAGGTCACCCGGTTGCCGGTCCAGTTGTGGAAGTATTCGTGGCCAATCACCGCCTCAATCGCGCCAAAGTCCCAGTCAGTCGCCGTTTCCGGGCGCGCCAGCACGTACTTGGTATTGAAGATGTTGAGGCCCTTGTTTTCCATCGCCCCCATGGTGAAGTCGCTCACCGCCACGATCATATAGATGTCGAGGTCGTACTCCAGCCCGAAGCGGTCTTCATCCCACTTCATCGCACGCTTGACCGACGCCATGGCGTGATGGCACTTGTCCAGATTGCCGTGCTCCACCCAGATCTGCAGCAATACCTCACGCCCGGAGCGGGTGCGGAAATGGTCTTCCAGCACCACCAGCTTGCCGGCCACCAGCGCAAACAGATAGGCCGGCTTGCGGAATGGGTCGACCCACTTCACCCAGTGGCGCCCCTTGCCGGAGTCGCCCTCGCCCACCTTGTTGCCATTCGACAGCAGCACCGGGTACTTTTGCTTGTCGGCCACAATGGTGGTCGAGAAACGGGTCATCACGTCCGGGCGGTCCAGGTAATACATGATGCGGCGGAAGCCTTCCGCTTCACACTGGGTGTAGAAATTGTCGTTGGATTTGTACAGCCCAGACAGGGTTGTATTGGTCTGCGGCT is a genomic window of Leeia aquatica containing:
- a CDS encoding TldD/PmbA family protein, which produces MADTLKTLFEALPTEGFFCSLRHVRAHRETLTVRRGVPQPVTLTEDVGVMLSVVAQGGHGYAATSDVSLAGLQRALERALQWAALHARHAAYEVSQYPLMHPVGEYCGPGANQALDWHRGELFARLQQEADACRIDPRIVEWSVTLGRVDEEHRYLTNGGGDTLQRFRYLMPGIVITAFADGETQSRSFGGQYNGYCQQGGLGMLQAAGFWGAGSKVADEALQLLQAPNCPSERMDLLLMPEQMMLQIHESIGHPLELDRILGDERNMAGTSFVTPDMFGHYQYGSSLLNVTYDPSIREEFASYGWDDEGHASEKVWLIKDGILQRPLGSPLSQQRAGLTGVANARASGWHRAPIDRMANLNIEPGTQSLAELVAGIEHGVLMDTNVSWSIDDSRNKFQFGCEWGQLIENGELKGVVKNPNYRGISANFWRSLSAVGDVHTRKVMGTPYCGKGEPNQVIRVGHASPACVFRNIEVFGGAA
- the pepN gene encoding aminopeptidase N; the encoded protein is MRTETPQTIYLKDYLPSPYIIDRIDLKFELREVDTEVEARMVITRNPASAEVNAPLVLVGDALELVSVKIDGETLAADRYTVSPTELVIRDLPDSCFCDVVTRIQPQTNTTLSGLYKSNDNFYTQCEAEGFRRIMYYLDRPDVMTRFSTTIVADKQKYPVLLSNGNKVGEGDSGKGRHWVKWVDPFRKPAYLFALVAGKLVVLEDHFRTRSGREVLLQIWVEHGNLDKCHHAMASVKRAMKWDEDRFGLEYDLDIYMIVAVSDFTMGAMENKGLNIFNTKYVLARPETATDWDFGAIEAVIGHEYFHNWTGNRVTCRDWFQLSLKEGLTVFRDQEFSMDLGSRAVERIDQVKTLRSAQFPEDAGPMAHPIRPTSYIEINNFYTVTIYEKGAEVIRMQHTLLGEAGFRKGMDLYFRRHDGQAVTTEDFVAAMADANGADLEQFKRWYDQAGTPVLRASGQYDAEQHCYRLTLAQSCPATPGQPEKLPFHIPVKMGLLGIEGQTLPLRLRGEAEAIQGSRVLSLTDAEQTFEFVDIPCQPVPSLLQGFSAPVKLEMAYTDAELAFLLAHDSDEFNRWDAGQKLAERVLLALVADAQAGRPLQLPEHFTSAMRQVLNNEQLDPALAAQALSLPTEGWLAEVMEVADPDTIHQARQFVRRKLAQALSADWLRHYQRLTQGAYVWTGDASAKRALRNVCLSYLCAGEQEQELQRAHEQFMQADNMTDQQAALAVLANVAHPLREHALSHFADQWQDEALVMDKWLQMQATSCLPGTLEHVKQLTQHRCFTLTNPNKVYALIRSFASANPLHFHAADGSGYHWVADQVLALDGINPQVASRVVSAFNRWKKYDTARQGLMKAELQRILAKEGLSPDVFEIASKALQA